A segment of the Panacibacter ginsenosidivorans genome:
AGTACAGCGATAATATTGAAGCGGGCATAAAAAATAATTTCTTTAATGACCGTTTGCGTGTAAACATTACTGCGTTCATAACTTTCGTTACCGATGCGCAGGTGCCAACACTGGTATTACCCGAAGCAATTACCATTACTAAAAATACGGGCAAGCTTACCAGTAAAGGCGCAGAACTTGAAGTATCTTCCACACCCGTAAAAGGCCTGCAGCTTGATTATAATTTTGGTTACACCAATGCAAAATATAAATCACTAAAGGTTTCCAGTAATGGAGAATCTATTGATCTTAATGGCAACAAACAGATCTTTACGCCGGATGTAACTTCTATGCTTGCTGCCCAATACAGTTTGTTGCTCAATCAAAAACAGCAGGTAAAATTAGTTGCACGTGCTGAATGGTTTTATCTTGGCACTACATATTTTGATCTTGCCAATAATATCAGCCAGTCGCCTTACCAGTTGCTGAATACACGTATTGGTGTAAGCAGCAAACATGCTGATCTTTTCTTCTGGGCAAGAAATATTACAGACAAACACTACATAGCTTATGCATATGATTTTGGTGCGGTGCATTTGGCTGATCCAAGAACAATTGGTGTTTCATTGATGGCTAAATTCTAGCAGCATTAAGCAAACAATATTTATGAGAAGGTCTAAAAAGACCTTCTTTTTTGTTTACCCAACTGTATTGCTACTATTATACATTCTTGCGTCGCACTCTTGTACGTTTTATCATTCTTCAACAAAGATTATGTATCTAAATAGCTCCCTTTAAGGTAGGGGCAAACAAAAAGGCAGCAAAGAATTGCCGCCCGTCTTCAATTGCTTATGTATGTTTTTGCGTAAGTTTCTAACGACGTAAAATTGCAGAATTGATCAACAGAAAAATATTTCATTTGTATGAAACGTATTTTCATTTGAACGAACCGTACAAAAATGAAAATAAGTTGTAAAGCCTTCTTTGCTGTAATTACTTTTGAAGCATGAAAACATTTGCAGAGAACATACTTGATTTTCTATTTGATTTAGAACTACCATTTAAACTGCCCAATAAAATAGAAGTATTAGATGCGCACAAACTGCCTGAAGTACATGCAGCCTGTAAAATTTTTTATGAAAAATTTTATACAGATCATAATGAAAGATACTTGCTTATTGGCATTAACCCCGGCCGTTTCGGTGGTGGCGTAACCGGTATTCCGTTTACAGACCCTGTACGTTTACAAAATGATTGCGGTATTGAAAATAACTTTCAAAAGAAACAGGAGCTTTCTTCTGTTTTTATTTATGATATGATCAATGCGTATGGAGGCACACAAAAATTCTACAGTAAGTTTTATATTTCAGCAGTTAGTCCGTTGGGTTTTGTAAGAGCAGGAAAGAACCTGAATTATTATGATGATAAGGTATTACAACAACGTATAGAACCATTTGTAATTGATTGCATGGAGAAGCAAATTGTTTTTGGTATTAAAAGAAACATTTGTTTCTGCATTGGTGAAGGAGAAAATTTTAAATACCTCAAAAAACTGAATGAAAAACATGCATGGTTTGATGAGATAAAAGCACTTTCACATCCAAGATTTGTGATGCAGTACAAGCTGAAAACAAAAGACCTTTATATTCAGCAATACATTCATGCGTTTGCACGGGTAACGCAGGCTTGAAAGTAACTATAATATTCAGTGTGCTGAATAACGAGATAAACGTACAAGAGTGCGACGCAATAAAGTTGAATAAAGTATTGCAGCCGGATACATAAAATAAAAAACCCGTTTTGCATAATTATGCAAAACGGGTAAGTTTCAAAAATCTTTACAATTCAAATATCAACTGATCATCCCTGTTCTCCACTTTCAACTGACGAATAAAATTGTCGTATCCTTCTTCATCTTCATGATTACTGTACATGCCATATGCATCAAGGCTGTAACCGATAAGTCCGTCGTTTGCTTCTATTAAATAAAGAATAGATGATTCGCCAGGATCAGAATCCCCTTCGAAGCGATAGGTTTTGATAATGGTTAGTTCTTCCGGCTGGTAAAATTTTCCTTTATTTGCTGTAAAACCTTCGCTGGTCCACCTGAATTCCTGATCCATTTTTTTTAAACGGAGCATTTCCAGTATGCTGCTGAGGGTTGTCATTTCATTTGTTGTGTTCATAAGTTTAAATTTCTGGTAAATAATTACTGTTATATATGTGTTGCATAATTATTTGCAATACCTGTAACCAGTATGATAAGAAAAAATGCTGCCAGAAATTTTTATACTTAGCAGTTCTCAGCGAAGTTTAAGTTGATGGTAAATGTAGAACCTTTTCCCTCCTCACTTTCTACATCAATAGTTCCTTTATGGTTTAATATTATGTTTTGCGTGGATGTAAGTCCTAAGCCGGTTCCTTTGGGTTTCCCTGTAAAGTAGGGTTCAAATATTTTAGCAATAGATTCTTTGTTTATGCCAGAGCCGTTATCGATTATGGTAATGCAACATTTATTATTTACATTGGCAGTACCTATTTTTAAAATGCCCTTTTCTGCTTCCATTGCTTCTATGGCATTTACTATGATATTTAACAGGGCTATCTTCATCCTTTCTTTATCTACAGAAACCATGCACATTCCATCTTCATAGCCTTTTACGAGTTTGATGGACTTTAATTCCAGGCGATCGTTGGCATCTATCAGCACTTCGTCAATCAAATCATTAATAGAAATATCTTCTACCTGTAATTGTGCAAATTTTGTAGAATTAAGCAGGTCTGACACTAATTGGTTAATACGTTTTGCATTGCGGTCTATCATATCAAAAAAGATAACATAATCTTCATTGCCATTAAGATCGCTGCGTAATTGTTCTGAAGCAAGACCTATATTGGTTAAGGGGTTTCTTATTTCATGTGCCATTTGCCTGGCTATACGGCCACTGGCCGCGAATTTTTCAATACTTCTCAATTCCTTTAATTCGCGGTTGGCTTCATTCAGTTCATCAACTCTTTTTTCAAGCTCAATGCGGTATCTCGTTGCATGCGAGGCTGCGATTTTTTTAGCCCTGTTTTCTTTATTATAAACCACCCAGGAATAGAGCGCAAGCACTACAGCAATTATAATAGAAGTAATAATAAATACATTAAGCGTTTTTAAAACGCTGTTCATCTTATTTGTGCGTTCCGCCAGGAAATTTTTTTCCGTATTCTCCATTGTATTTACCATATCTCTTATAGTGTCCATAACTTCCTTACCGTGGTATGACATTGATTTAAGTGAATCAGTTGTCTGCATGTCATGATTATCGAAGGATATAATCATTTCCTTCATTATCCTGTATTTTTCATTTATCCTTGTCTTAAGTGTTTCAAGCCTTGTTTCCTGCATTTCATTGTCTTTCCATAATTCCCTTAATGCAAGAAAATCAGGTTTTAACAGGGAAAAACTTTCATTATATTCCGAAAGAAACTGCGTGTCTTTTATGATCATGTATCCGCGTGAACCCGTTTCCGCATCTGTAAGATGAGATAATAGGGATTGTAACCTGTTGATGATAATGTTGGTATGCTGAACCAGGGTTGTCTGTTCTTTCAGCTTACTGGTAGAGATAAAAAAAGAAATGTATGACAGTGTTAGCAGCAGGAAGACTGCGATATAACCTGCCTTTACGCGATTTTCAATCTGTAGTTTCATGAAGAAATTGGTTATGAATACAACACATTTTTAACATGTGCAACAGTGGTTAGCAATACCTTTTAAAGATAATGGAATTTACTTTCCCTGTTATTCTTAAAATTAAAATAATACTATTGCTTCTCTATCCACACACTTACTGAACCCGCGGGTGCATAAAATTCCCCCCATCCATCCTCGTTTATTGCAACTTTTGCCTGATGTTTTTGTAATAGGTCAATAAATGTTTTGCCTGCATAACGTTTACCTATTTCCATATTTTTAAAACCTTCCTCACCGTTCGATAGTACCACTGCACAACCATTGTGTTCATCATCACCTTCTCTTGTCCAGCCAATGCAATTGCCATGATCAAAGTAATCGCGTTGCGTGCCATAAGCAAATTGCCTTCTTGCATATAGCAGTGTATCAAGTTCTTCACATTTTGGTAAAAATATTTCATAATCGTTCCCGTCATTTCCTTTATCAATATACGATGCGCCATAGAGATCCGTAAAAAATACACAGGGATATCCATCCTGTCTAAGCAATATCAACGCATAAGCAATTGGCTTGAACCAGAGTTCTACCGGAGCTTCCAGCGCCTGCAATGGTTGTGTATCGTGATTTTCCACAATCGTTACTGCAAGTAACGGATTAGCTGCGACGAGTGTATCGTTGAAAATAGTAGTAAGATCAAAATCTTTTCCTGCTTTTGATGCGCGGTGCAAATTATGATGGAGTGATGCATCGAATAAGCTCATCCTGCCTTCTGTTGCAGTAATATATTTTTGCAGTAAATCAAGATAGCCTGGCGCCCAATATTCACCTACCGCAAAAAG
Coding sequences within it:
- a CDS encoding uracil-DNA glycosylase family protein, which codes for MKTFAENILDFLFDLELPFKLPNKIEVLDAHKLPEVHAACKIFYEKFYTDHNERYLLIGINPGRFGGGVTGIPFTDPVRLQNDCGIENNFQKKQELSSVFIYDMINAYGGTQKFYSKFYISAVSPLGFVRAGKNLNYYDDKVLQQRIEPFVIDCMEKQIVFGIKRNICFCIGEGENFKYLKKLNEKHAWFDEIKALSHPRFVMQYKLKTKDLYIQQYIHAFARVTQA
- a CDS encoding CHASE3 domain-containing protein, whose amino-acid sequence is MKLQIENRVKAGYIAVFLLLTLSYISFFISTSKLKEQTTLVQHTNIIINRLQSLLSHLTDAETGSRGYMIIKDTQFLSEYNESFSLLKPDFLALRELWKDNEMQETRLETLKTRINEKYRIMKEMIISFDNHDMQTTDSLKSMSYHGKEVMDTIRDMVNTMENTEKNFLAERTNKMNSVLKTLNVFIITSIIIAVVLALYSWVVYNKENRAKKIAASHATRYRIELEKRVDELNEANRELKELRSIEKFAASGRIARQMAHEIRNPLTNIGLASEQLRSDLNGNEDYVIFFDMIDRNAKRINQLVSDLLNSTKFAQLQVEDISINDLIDEVLIDANDRLELKSIKLVKGYEDGMCMVSVDKERMKIALLNIIVNAIEAMEAEKGILKIGTANVNNKCCITIIDNGSGINKESIAKIFEPYFTGKPKGTGLGLTSTQNIILNHKGTIDVESEEGKGSTFTINLNFAENC